The Platichthys flesus chromosome 5, fPlaFle2.1, whole genome shotgun sequence genome contains the following window.
CCTGTGTGGCGCCGCCTACAGGCCAACAGAAGAGATTGACCTGCGGAGCATCGGCTGGGGAAACATCTTCCAGCTGCCGTTCAAACACCTGAGGGACTACCGCCTGCGGCTGCTCTGCCCCTTCTTTTTCTACAGCGGCTTTGAAGCCCTGTTTGCCATCAGCGGAATCTCTCTGGTACCATTTCTGTCAGAGGAGTTTGTTGAACTAATAGAAGTGTTACTCAAccaaaaaaattcaaataaaaaaatgtaatgtatgttTCATCTTATCTCTTCgattctttccctccctccctccacagaCCTATGGTGTCTGCATTTTGGGCCTGGACAAGCTGTGGCTCCTGATCCTCGTCTACGGCCTCTCCTGCTCCGtcttctcctccctttccctctgcATCCTGCGCCTCCCGCGCTGGTTGTGTTTGGTGAGCGGCGCCGCTGTGCACTTTGTGTTGCTGGTGACTCTCATGGTGTTCTCTCTAAAGCGCGCGCCGGACGAGTCCTACGAACAGTATCTGGGCCCTCTGCTGGTGATCATTGTGCTGTGGGGTCTCGGCACCGCACTGAACAAGACGGGCCTCAGCAGTGAGTAATGGCTGGTGGTGGGGGTGTCTGTATGTACTGTGCAATAACTTGGTTCACACATGACGTGTCCGTTTTAActcctacgtgtgtgtgtgtgtgtgtgtgtgtgtgtgttgctgtgtctgTCAGTTCTGCTCAGTATGCTGTATGCTGAGGAAAAAGAACGTCTGGACTTTGTGTTCACCATCTATCACTGGTGCCAGGCCATCGCCATCTTCATAGTCTACCTCTGGTCCCACCTGCCTATGAGGGTACGGTATGGGACTGTCAGTGTTTGACAGTGTTTAGTGTGCATTTGTGACATGTTCCAAATGTTCCTATTTTTGTCTTTACCTGTGTGTTGTCCCCACCTCTTAGGCCAAAATCTCCATCCTTTTGGTCACTTTACTGATCGCCACTTACTGCTACTTGGTGATGGAGCGTCGGCTGGCCAGGGAGGTGCGCCCCAGACTGCCTCGCATTCCTCGGCCACGGCACAAGGTAACCAGTCACAGGCTTTCAAGAGTTAATCTGGATAATTCCACTTTATCCGTTTTATTTTGTCAACCATTGATTACACCTCGCGTTACAGGAGGAAGTGTCATCAACTTGACAAAGTGAAGTTAAGTTAACAGTTGCCAGTTGACAGTTGAGGTTAGCTATGATAAAGTTACCTTGATGATCTCCTGCCTCTCGTGTGCATCTGTTGGCCGCGCAGGGTGTCTGCTACGACAGGAGGTCTCAGGTATGACGACAGTAATTCCTCGAATAAAAGTAGGTCTTTGTACTCAACCAAATACCAGCAATAAACAAAATTAAGCTGTGCATCTTCTGGTCCTGCttatattacaataaaaaaCTTCAATCAACAGAAATGCAAGAGGTTTATACTCATGCAGCCAGTGTGGCCGGGGCAGCTGATACCACTGTGTGATTTGTATGTAATCATCATTTAATGTCAAAAGATATGACTGTTCTTTTGATATCGAAGAAGCACCATGAATCAGTCTGCATATGTAATTCATAACATGGTATTTTATTAACTTTATGAATCGAATTTCAGAGAAGAACCCACAGCAAATGAGGCAGGTTTTGAAGAATGAGTGAGCAGCAGTTAGTTTTACATTGAAGGACTTCACTCcctattaaatatataaataatgtgaaCTTCTACACTTGTTCTCATTGCAATTGACTGTATGTATAGAAAAGTTGTCGTTTTGTATACACGGAAATCTCAGTGTAATATCACATTCATGACGAGGCCACTTCACAAGCAAAACAAGATGttgtaagaaaacaacaattcacttTTAAATGCAGTAATCAGAAGTGCTGTTGCTATGGTTACCTGTAATCTGAAAAAACCTGTGCACTAATTTAGAACATTGGTTAATTAGAGGCGGAAAGTTTCTACGTATTATTGTTAATGAATGTTCACAGATGTTCTCTGTTGCAGTTAGACTGTCAAATCTGTCACTTTGTggttttctctccttttctgttCAGCTAAGTGCAACGTGCCGTGATGCCTTCAGTGTCACTGTGACTGTGaagttgttttattgttacattCGGGTTTGGTTACAGTCattcaacagaaaaaacatttagtaCTTACTTTGATAACCTATATTTAGATTATTATCTTTTAcggctgtgtttttatttgtttaaatctaatttaattgttttatgtacctttacctgtgtgtttttttagatGCTTGAAGCTTGTTGTCACTTTGTTTTgagaagtgctatataaataaagacacaattgtctttttctgtatttaaagcTTTAACAGGCTGCCCATAAATGTATGTAATCAGACTGCATCCGACTGCATACCTCATATCTATGGGTTATTCTTTGTTTCTCATTCAGAGAGTTTGaagagtttgttttcttttttacactCAGCAGCAACACTTTATTCTCTCTGTGTCATGCAGCGAGATCTGAACTCCTGCATGCAGGGACTTCTATGGAGGGAACCCTTCAGTAGAAGTCTCATTATAGTCTGAGCTTTTTagtgaaaaactaaaagaaaggTGACTGTAAAACCATTGTTTTCTCCAGAGTGACTCATTATTGTAACATTTGTCTCCGCAGGTCAAAGGCTACCGCTACCTGGAAGAGGACAACTCAGATGAGTCCGACTCGGGgggaagtgaggaggagaacagggagGACGACGAGCATGTGTTGGAAGAGATGGGAGCCGAGGGCAGGGAGGAAAGGGGCCAGGATGGAGGGGCCCGCGGAGCTGACTCACCTATagccaggaggagaggagcaggtggTCACCTCCAGAATCGGGATGACGCCAATGTCAAtggggaagagggggaagggCGTGAGGGAttgtgagagaaaagaaaacggAGGAGAGATGGTGCACAGATGACgtacagaagaagaggagagattCCGATGCTCTGGATTCCTGTTGTGTTCATGGTTCcattaatattttttacagaTATTTACGCTTCATTCTAAAATAAACGGACATGTGTTTTCTAGCATTTGTTTTAACCAAAAAGCTAAAATCAGCTCTAGTCACAACTGTCATCCTGATGAAAAGGTAGAGAAAGAGGACTGACCATAATGCTTTGTAACAGTCTGCGCCTCAGATGGTTTTACACACTGGATAATATGCTAAAACACTCACTGAGTCTATATTGATGTTgagtcaaagtaaaacaggaaccaagatttttttttaattaaaaatccaATTGACATTTCTAACTATGATACAATTTCAGCCTTTGTCAACAGAATATTGAGTGGCTTGATTCATCTCTTTAAGATAGTTTAAGTTTAAAAAGATCTTATAAGATCTTATATTGTTGTCCTGTAAGGCCCCAACAGAA
Protein-coding sequences here:
- the unc93b1 gene encoding protein unc-93 homolog B1, yielding MEAIDGEEHARDTDPVALPDGGINELQDVGQEENLKGQMEEFLGPHSEYNEEEEERKYYRRKRLGVIKNVLAASVGAMIVYSVYMGLLQMQLILHYDMTYREVKYSNLGLEDIDRKMLMGINVTPIIGLLYTPVLIRFLGTKWMMFLASGIYALFVSTNYWERYYTLVPSAVAIGVAIVPLWASLGNYITRMAQQYYEYVNYKEEHVQEQKKLPKGVCHRYIIIFQSLFHIIFHLSLVFAEFPMRLVLNGCLQKTSHILFNVKACGAGVSGLIPGFNTTVLSKLPSSMLLIQVESVLMGFAFLAMIIFLVLCGAAYRPTEEIDLRSIGWGNIFQLPFKHLRDYRLRLLCPFFFYSGFEALFAISGISLTYGVCILGLDKLWLLILVYGLSCSVFSSLSLCILRLPRWLCLVSGAAVHFVLLVTLMVFSLKRAPDESYEQYLGPLLVIIVLWGLGTALNKTGLSILLSMLYAEEKERLDFVFTIYHWCQAIAIFIVYLWSHLPMRAKISILLVTLLIATYCYLVMERRLAREVRPRLPRIPRPRHKVKGYRYLEEDNSDESDSGGSEEENREDDEHVLEEMGAEGREERGQDGGARGADSPIARRRGAGGHLQNRDDANVNGEEGEGREGL